The following proteins are co-located in the Syntrophorhabdaceae bacterium genome:
- the fliS gene encoding flagellar export chaperone FliS, with amino-acid sequence MSINGIASYKNTATSVDEYDKGLLLIKVFQKILEKFEIAKIHIESKNFEKRYEELSKVRQVIELLHDSVDVQYGEISHNLQNLYIYIIKRLNEANINNDKKAIEECKSLIQTIYEGFEEAYRKEKANCLEDKNGVKSNDCHVEIGNQKAASSRFSNRAYAVGSYL; translated from the coding sequence ATGTCCATAAACGGTATTGCAAGTTATAAAAATACTGCAACAAGCGTAGATGAATATGACAAAGGTCTACTTTTAATTAAGGTATTTCAAAAAATATTAGAAAAATTTGAAATAGCAAAGATTCATATAGAATCAAAAAATTTTGAGAAGAGATACGAGGAGTTATCAAAGGTAAGACAAGTGATTGAGCTACTCCATGATTCAGTAGATGTTCAATACGGTGAGATCTCCCATAACCTACAGAATCTATATATATACATAATAAAACGCCTTAATGAGGCAAACATAAACAATGATAAAAAGGCAATTGAAGAATGTAAATCATTAATTCAAACTATTTATGAAGGCTTTGAAGAGGCATATAGAAAAGAAAAGGCAAATTGTTTAGAAGATAAAAATGGTGTTAAGTCCAATGATTGCCATGTAGAAATAGGTAACCAAAAGGCTGCCTCCAGTAGATTCTCGAATAGGGCATATGCAGTCGGAAGCTATCTTTGA